In one Mustela lutreola isolate mMusLut2 chromosome 8, mMusLut2.pri, whole genome shotgun sequence genomic region, the following are encoded:
- the LOC131839171 gene encoding large ribosomal subunit protein eL32-like, whose amino-acid sequence MAALRPLVKPKIVKKKMKEFTRHQSDRYVKIKRKWRKPRGTDNRVCRRFKGQILMPKIDYRSNKKTKHMLPSGFRKFLVHNVKELEVLLMCNKSHRAEIAYNISSENRKAIVERAAQLAIRVTNPNARLCSEENE is encoded by the coding sequence ATGGCTGCCCTCAGACCTTTGGTAAAGCCCAAGATTGttaaaaagaagatgaaggagTTCACCCGGCACCAGTCAGACCGATATGTCAAAATTAAGCGCAAATGGCGGAAGCCGAGAGGCACTGACAATAGGGTGTGCAGAAGATTCAAGGGCCAGATCTTGATGCCCAAGATTGATTACAGGAGCAACAAGAAGACAAAGCACATGTTGCCCAGTGGCTTCAGGAAGTTCCTAGTCCACAATGTCAAGGAGCTTGAAGTGCTGCTGATGTGCAACAAATCCCACCGTGCAGAGATAGCTTACAACATCTCCTCTGAGAACCGCAAAGCTATTGTGGAAAGAGCAGCCCAGCTGGCAATCAGAGTCACCAATCCCAATGCCAGGTTATGCAGCgaagaaaatgaatag